In one window of Candidatus Eisenbacteria bacterium DNA:
- a CDS encoding DUF1330 domain-containing protein, giving the protein MNVVNHVYPSSEQIAALANPTSDGPIAMVNLLKFRDRAEYADGRGDDVSGRDAYMRYAAAMRHIVESAGGRFVFAGSVERVVIGEVGEPWDAVGIAEYPSRAVFHRIATSPEVQAIGVHREAGLAGQLLILTVAEDPNRR; this is encoded by the coding sequence ATGAACGTCGTGAACCACGTCTACCCCAGCTCCGAGCAGATCGCGGCGCTCGCGAACCCGACGTCCGACGGCCCGATCGCGATGGTGAATCTCCTCAAGTTCCGCGACCGGGCCGAGTACGCCGACGGTCGGGGCGACGACGTCTCCGGACGCGACGCCTACATGCGCTACGCCGCGGCGATGCGACACATCGTCGAGTCGGCTGGCGGCCGGTTCGTGTTCGCGGGCTCGGTCGAGCGCGTCGTCATCGGCGAGGTCGGCGAGCCGTGGGACGCCGTCGGCATCGCCGAATATCCGTCGCGCGCGGTGTTCCACCGCATCGCGACCTCGCCCGAGGTCCAGGCGATCGGCGTCCATCGCGAAGCGGGTCTCGCCGGGCAACTGCTCATCCTCACGGTCGCGGAGGATCCGAACCGCCGGTAG
- a CDS encoding AAA family ATPase, which translates to MGIGPIRFSSFILDPAEGRLTRGGEPTPLRWRTFAVLQYLAQRPDKLVTKSELFAAVWPDVTVSETVLAVCISELRKVLGDSAKTPRFIETAHGRGYRFIADVGPERPSAARAPIVGRDAELARLGERLELALAGQRQMVFVTGDAGIGKTTVVETFLEGLAGEGAFWIARGQCVELHGSGEAFMPVLEGLGRLCREPAGEELVPLLREHAPSWLLQLPGLVSAADREALGRQHAGVTRGRMLREMVVGIEALTTRTPMVVLLEDLHWSDPSTFDLLAALAQRRGAARFLVIGTYRPVEVGANDRFFDSVRFLLDGRHPCAELALEPLSESATEAYLHARFGERTLPAGFARAVHRRTGGNPLFIVHLADRAASAGGPPAVADLETFLGDLPDSLRHAIEKQLGRLGADERRILEAASIAGFEFTTAEVAAGLAEDADVVDACCRALAQRQAFVRAAGRSEWRDGTVASRYAFAHALYLEAIQGGVAERARRLLHQRIGERLESAWGGAASEIAATLAVHFARADDHARALRHNREAGERAIQRNAFAEATAHFRAALHAFDRLPDEEKRALDELQLQVALGGALSQIQGFAAPEVGRAYERALALSNDAGDVPERFVAVAGLEAYYSIRGDLPVASTLGRRLLTLGQSSNDPTRLMEAHHAMGCNRLRAAALADARSHLEEAIALYDLEPRPDAHRLTGHDPKVCCLGFLACAQWFSGHPTQARTSAEAALAWAERLAHPPTLALALSLVAWVRVLRREPRAVEELTARALAIATEYGLVFYAAIASVHRGWALAALGRDPEAAGLLQAGVRGYGATGAGTNEGAHRMLAAESHLRLGRKDEAHDDLVAAFEALERHGERNVEAELHRLRGELLVGRDDQEAERSFRTALDVARRQGARSFELRAALSLARHSGSCDELRRAYALLADGDDAPDLAAAAAALGPGRRAAAP; encoded by the coding sequence GTGGGTATCGGCCCCATCCGCTTCTCGTCCTTCATCCTGGACCCGGCGGAAGGTCGGCTGACGCGCGGCGGCGAGCCCACACCCTTGCGGTGGAGGACCTTCGCCGTCCTGCAGTACCTCGCCCAACGGCCCGACAAGCTCGTGACCAAGTCCGAGCTGTTCGCCGCCGTCTGGCCCGACGTGACCGTGAGCGAGACCGTCCTGGCCGTCTGCATCAGCGAGCTGCGCAAGGTCCTGGGCGACAGCGCGAAGACGCCGCGGTTCATCGAGACCGCTCACGGGCGCGGCTATCGCTTCATCGCCGACGTCGGGCCGGAGCGACCGTCCGCGGCGAGGGCGCCGATCGTCGGTCGCGACGCGGAGCTGGCGCGGCTCGGCGAGCGTCTGGAGCTCGCACTCGCCGGCCAGCGCCAGATGGTCTTCGTCACCGGCGACGCGGGAATCGGCAAGACGACGGTCGTCGAGACGTTCCTGGAGGGCCTCGCCGGAGAGGGCGCCTTCTGGATCGCGCGAGGGCAGTGCGTCGAGCTGCACGGATCCGGCGAGGCCTTCATGCCGGTGCTCGAGGGCCTCGGCCGGCTCTGTCGCGAACCCGCGGGCGAAGAGCTGGTGCCCCTGCTCCGCGAGCATGCGCCCTCCTGGCTCCTGCAGCTCCCCGGGCTCGTCTCCGCCGCCGACCGCGAGGCGCTCGGCCGACAGCACGCCGGTGTCACGCGGGGGCGCATGCTGCGCGAGATGGTCGTCGGGATCGAGGCGCTCACCACGCGAACGCCCATGGTGGTGCTGCTCGAGGACCTGCACTGGAGCGACCCCTCCACGTTCGATCTGCTCGCGGCGCTGGCGCAACGACGTGGCGCCGCGCGCTTCCTGGTCATCGGAACCTACCGGCCGGTCGAGGTGGGTGCCAACGATCGCTTCTTCGACAGCGTTCGATTCCTTCTGGACGGTCGCCATCCGTGCGCCGAGCTGGCGCTGGAGCCGCTCAGCGAGTCGGCGACCGAGGCCTACCTGCACGCGCGGTTCGGCGAGCGCACGCTTCCTGCCGGATTCGCGCGCGCGGTGCACCGCCGCACCGGCGGAAACCCCCTCTTCATCGTCCACCTCGCGGATCGCGCGGCGAGCGCAGGCGGCCCGCCGGCGGTCGCGGACCTGGAGACGTTCCTCGGCGACCTTCCGGACAGCCTGCGCCACGCGATCGAGAAGCAGCTCGGCCGACTGGGGGCGGACGAGCGCCGGATCCTCGAGGCGGCCAGCATCGCGGGCTTCGAGTTCACGACGGCGGAAGTGGCGGCCGGCCTCGCCGAAGACGCCGACGTCGTGGACGCGTGCTGCCGTGCCCTGGCCCAGCGCCAGGCGTTCGTGCGGGCGGCCGGGAGGAGCGAGTGGCGCGACGGCACGGTCGCGAGCCGATACGCCTTTGCGCACGCTCTCTACCTCGAAGCCATCCAGGGCGGCGTCGCCGAGCGGGCTCGCCGGCTGCTCCACCAGCGGATCGGCGAGCGCCTCGAGTCGGCATGGGGCGGGGCGGCATCGGAGATCGCCGCCACCCTCGCCGTGCATTTCGCGCGCGCGGACGATCACGCGCGCGCGCTCCGCCACAACCGGGAAGCCGGCGAGCGCGCGATCCAGCGCAACGCCTTCGCCGAAGCGACGGCGCACTTCCGCGCCGCGCTTCACGCGTTCGATCGCCTGCCCGACGAGGAGAAGCGCGCGCTCGACGAGCTGCAGCTCCAGGTGGCGCTCGGCGGGGCGCTCTCCCAGATCCAGGGCTTCGCGGCGCCGGAGGTCGGACGTGCCTACGAACGCGCCCTCGCGCTCAGCAACGACGCCGGCGACGTGCCGGAGCGGTTCGTGGCGGTCGCGGGGCTCGAGGCCTACTACAGCATTCGCGGCGATCTGCCGGTCGCGAGCACGCTCGGCCGTCGGCTACTCACCCTGGGGCAGTCGTCGAACGACCCCACGCGCCTCATGGAGGCCCACCACGCGATGGGCTGCAACCGCCTGCGGGCGGCCGCGCTCGCGGACGCGCGGTCACACCTGGAAGAGGCGATCGCGCTCTACGACCTCGAGCCCCGGCCCGACGCCCACCGGCTGACCGGCCACGATCCGAAGGTGTGCTGTCTCGGATTCCTCGCCTGCGCGCAGTGGTTCAGCGGGCACCCGACGCAGGCCCGCACGTCGGCCGAAGCCGCGCTCGCCTGGGCCGAACGACTCGCACATCCACCGACGCTGGCGCTCGCCCTCTCGCTCGTCGCATGGGTTCGCGTGCTCCGGCGCGAGCCGCGCGCGGTCGAGGAGCTCACGGCCCGCGCGCTCGCGATAGCGACCGAATACGGCCTCGTCTTCTACGCCGCCATCGCGTCGGTCCATCGCGGGTGGGCCTTGGCGGCGCTCGGTCGTGATCCCGAGGCCGCGGGGCTCCTGCAGGCGGGCGTTCGAGGCTACGGCGCCACCGGGGCGGGAACGAACGAGGGCGCGCACCGGATGCTCGCGGCCGAATCCCACCTTCGTTTGGGCCGCAAGGACGAGGCGCACGACGACCTCGTCGCGGCCTTCGAAGCCCTGGAGCGTCACGGCGAGCGCAACGTCGAGGCGGAGCTCCATCGGCTGAGGGGCGAGCTGCTCGTGGGACGAGACGATCAGGAAGCCGAGCGATCGTTCCGCACGGCGCTCGACGTCGCCCGCCGGCAGGGCGCGAGGTCGTTCGAGCTGCGGGCCGCGCTGAGCCTCGCCCGCCACTCGGGATCGTGCGACGAGCTGCGACGTGCGTACGCCCTTCTCGCCGACGGCGACGACGCGCCCGACCTCGCGGCAGCGGCCGCGGCCCTCGGGCCGGGCCGGCGGGCGGCCGCTCCGTAG
- a CDS encoding cation:proton antiporter — protein sequence MNPAAELTPTILLLFVGILAILCARPLRLSPIVGYIVAGAALGPHGLSVVPEGETTHLLADLGVAFLLFDIGLTFSLRHVWDARREILGLGPLQGTFCAIAFSAIAAATGLPLRYAVVLGATLALSSSAAVMQTIAERRQQSCPVGLTATAILVFQDVSSIFLLILLVSLGGAGDAPLGTALAIAAGKAALAFAAAVLIGRYAVGRVFDLLSRSRNEEIFTATALLTVLATTAATSWLGISSTLGPFLGGMIIAETPYRHVIQTEVRPFRGLLLGFFFITVGMSLTPHVLVADGGWVLLFLGGFVALKGLLNAAASLAFRWSVPGSIQLGLLLAQGDEFAFVILGDAALRGALGERAVAILITGIAASLALTPAMATVGRRLAGRLRRRAAPNVVETTPREVLEPVVIVGMSEAGRTVADGLEANGIGYTAVEFDPDRFAAARADGYPVVFGDPGDVRLMATLHLEGRSAIAIAIVRYEVSAALTPVMRDRYPHLVRFVAVEDSEAAQFDALGMRAIVSRSVPKGLELAAAVLAQQGVERSAIAAWMRRQQDRALDAIPELRGPTPSMARSEGDSLVA from the coding sequence ATGAATCCCGCAGCGGAGCTCACGCCGACCATTCTGCTCCTCTTCGTCGGTATCCTGGCGATCCTCTGCGCGCGGCCGCTTCGGCTGAGTCCGATCGTGGGCTACATCGTCGCAGGTGCGGCGCTGGGGCCGCATGGCCTGAGCGTCGTCCCCGAGGGCGAGACGACGCATCTCCTCGCGGACCTCGGCGTCGCCTTCCTGCTGTTCGACATCGGGCTCACCTTCTCGCTGCGGCACGTGTGGGATGCGCGCCGGGAGATCCTCGGCCTCGGGCCGCTGCAGGGGACGTTTTGCGCAATCGCGTTCTCGGCGATCGCCGCGGCCACGGGACTCCCGCTTCGGTACGCCGTGGTCCTCGGCGCCACGCTCGCGCTGTCCTCGTCCGCCGCCGTCATGCAGACCATCGCGGAGCGCCGACAGCAGAGCTGCCCCGTCGGCCTGACGGCGACGGCGATCCTCGTCTTCCAGGACGTCAGCTCGATCTTTCTCCTGATCCTGCTCGTCTCGCTGGGCGGCGCAGGCGACGCGCCGTTGGGTACGGCGCTGGCGATCGCGGCGGGAAAGGCGGCGCTCGCGTTCGCAGCCGCGGTCCTGATCGGACGCTACGCCGTCGGGCGGGTCTTCGACCTGTTGTCGCGCTCGCGTAATGAGGAGATCTTCACGGCGACCGCGTTGCTCACCGTCCTCGCAACCACGGCGGCCACGTCGTGGCTCGGCATTTCGTCGACCCTCGGTCCCTTCCTCGGCGGGATGATCATCGCCGAGACGCCCTATCGGCACGTGATCCAGACCGAGGTGAGGCCGTTTCGCGGCCTCTTGCTCGGCTTCTTCTTCATCACGGTCGGCATGTCCCTCACGCCGCACGTTCTCGTCGCGGACGGCGGATGGGTGCTCCTGTTTCTCGGCGGCTTCGTCGCGCTGAAGGGACTCCTGAACGCGGCCGCGTCGCTCGCGTTCCGATGGTCGGTGCCGGGGTCGATTCAGCTCGGCCTTCTCCTTGCGCAGGGCGACGAGTTCGCCTTCGTCATCCTGGGCGATGCCGCGCTCCGCGGTGCGCTCGGCGAGCGCGCCGTCGCGATCCTGATCACCGGAATCGCAGCCAGCCTCGCCCTCACGCCTGCGATGGCGACCGTGGGACGCCGGCTCGCTGGCCGTCTGCGCCGGCGCGCGGCGCCGAACGTCGTGGAGACGACGCCGCGGGAAGTGCTCGAGCCGGTCGTGATCGTCGGCATGAGCGAAGCGGGCCGAACCGTCGCCGACGGCCTCGAGGCCAACGGCATCGGCTACACGGCCGTCGAGTTCGATCCCGATCGCTTCGCCGCCGCCCGCGCCGACGGGTACCCGGTGGTCTTCGGCGACCCCGGCGACGTCCGGCTCATGGCGACGCTGCACCTGGAGGGGCGCTCCGCAATCGCAATCGCCATCGTGCGCTACGAAGTTTCCGCCGCCCTCACGCCGGTGATGCGCGACCGCTATCCGCACCTCGTCCGCTTCGTCGCCGTCGAAGACTCGGAAGCGGCGCAGTTCGACGCGCTCGGCATGCGCGCCATCGTCAGCCGGAGCGTCCCCAAGGGTCTCGAGCTCGCTGCGGCCGTGCTCGCGCAACAGGGGGTCGAGAGAAGCGCAATCGCCGCGTGGATGCGGCGTCAGCAGGATCGCGCGCTCGACGCGATTCCCGAGCTCCGCGGTCCGACGCCTTCGATGGCGCGCTCCGAGGGCGACTCCCTGGTGGCCTGA
- a CDS encoding YncE family protein: protein MTRALLTMALLASALLGTPACAGQAPGAASDPDVPVSHHDRVYVAEQFSNTVSVTDPVDNKLLGVIRLGDPQPANLSPLYRGQVLVHGMGFSPDHRTIAVVSIGTNSVTFIDTTTNGVKHTTYVGRAPHEAFFTPDGAEVWVTVRGEDYVAVLDGRTFDEKTRVKVPAGPGMQIFSPDGKYGYVCSSFNPETVVVSVADHRIVGRVTQASAFCPNIAATPDGNQVWFTLKDVGKTQVFDAHPSFALLKTLDTGPITNHVNFAHNRAGTFAYVTVGGLDEVKAFRTDDFEQVATIPVGHLPHGVWPSGDGTRVYVGLENADALAAIDTLTNSVIATVPIGQAAQALAYVPNAVPEGDGTRNLQPLGVAGEAAHLELGSVGRRDGKAPTSVSLFDQGLSQVLEASVTGLAPKQPYVLALAARQDGSGSLEPLSVFTTNPAGSAIVNAVGPIRQIVQSDTPAERRYLVIVSGTAAELGSPVQVQVQ from the coding sequence ATGACGCGTGCTCTTCTCACCATGGCCCTGCTCGCGAGCGCCCTGCTCGGAACTCCGGCCTGCGCCGGACAGGCCCCCGGCGCGGCATCCGATCCGGACGTGCCGGTGAGCCATCACGACCGCGTCTATGTCGCAGAGCAGTTCTCGAACACGGTCTCGGTGACCGATCCCGTCGACAACAAGCTCCTCGGCGTCATCCGCCTTGGCGATCCGCAGCCCGCGAACCTGAGTCCCCTCTACAGGGGACAGGTACTCGTGCACGGCATGGGCTTCTCCCCCGATCATCGGACCATTGCCGTCGTTTCGATCGGCACCAACTCGGTCACCTTCATCGACACGACGACCAACGGCGTGAAGCACACGACCTACGTCGGGCGCGCTCCACATGAAGCCTTCTTCACGCCCGACGGCGCCGAAGTGTGGGTCACCGTGCGTGGCGAGGACTACGTCGCCGTGCTCGACGGGCGCACGTTCGACGAAAAGACGCGCGTCAAGGTTCCGGCAGGGCCGGGCATGCAGATCTTCTCGCCGGATGGGAAGTACGGCTATGTTTGTTCATCCTTCAATCCCGAGACGGTCGTGGTCTCCGTCGCCGACCATCGGATCGTCGGGCGCGTGACGCAGGCGAGCGCGTTCTGCCCGAACATCGCCGCCACACCCGACGGGAACCAGGTCTGGTTCACGCTGAAGGACGTCGGAAAGACGCAGGTGTTCGACGCCCATCCGTCGTTCGCCCTGCTGAAGACGCTCGACACGGGCCCCATCACCAATCACGTCAACTTCGCGCACAATCGCGCCGGCACGTTCGCGTACGTTACCGTGGGCGGTCTGGATGAGGTCAAGGCGTTCCGCACCGACGACTTCGAGCAGGTCGCCACGATCCCCGTGGGGCACCTGCCGCACGGCGTGTGGCCATCCGGCGATGGGACGCGGGTCTATGTCGGACTCGAGAACGCCGATGCGCTTGCCGCGATCGACACGCTCACCAACTCGGTGATCGCGACCGTTCCGATCGGCCAGGCGGCGCAGGCCCTCGCCTACGTGCCCAACGCAGTGCCGGAGGGTGACGGCACGCGGAACCTGCAGCCGCTCGGCGTCGCCGGTGAGGCCGCCCATCTCGAGCTTGGGTCCGTCGGCAGGAGAGACGGCAAGGCCCCGACGAGCGTGTCGCTGTTCGATCAGGGGCTATCGCAGGTCCTCGAGGCGTCGGTCACGGGCCTGGCGCCGAAACAGCCGTACGTGCTCGCCCTCGCCGCCCGACAGGACGGCAGCGGATCGCTCGAGCCCTTGTCGGTCTTCACGACCAATCCCGCGGGGTCGGCCATCGTCAACGCCGTCGGCCCGATCCGGCAGATCGTGCAGAGCGATACGCCGGCAGAGCGCCGCTATCTGGTGATCGTCTCCGGCACGGCAGCCGAGCTCGGCTCGCCGGTTCAGGTGCAGGTCCAATGA
- the hpnR gene encoding hopanoid C-3 methylase HpnR: protein MRVLLVHPSPLLFSEIYLRLEPLGLERVASAILAAGHDVELLDLQVFPATRFHAAVASRPDAIGFSLNYLANVPEVIDLARAAKAALPSVRIFVGGHSASFIAEDILRDAGGAIDCVVRGEGEGVAPKVLDAFRGGPALDSLPGVVALDGAGPAPLLIPDLSAFPPARHLLGRRSKYFIGELDPCASVELTRGCPWDCAFCSAWTFYGRSYRRLSAEAAGEDLARVEEPNVFLVDDVAFIRAEDGMAIADEVERRGIRKRYYLETRADVLLRNREVFARWTKLGLRYMFLGIEAIDAEGLKRHRKRVDLGENERALEYARELGLVVAINIIADPDWDEQRFQVIREWALEVPEIVNMTINTPYPGTETWLTESRRLSSLDYRLFDVQHAVLPTRLPLRRFYEEFVKTQEVLSRKHLGWRAVYDIFGIVMRLLARGQTNFIRMLWSFNSVYSADRLCADHARELRYRMTPPPAALGRAPVKDELYIHQPTAIQSDAATASAAP, encoded by the coding sequence ATGCGCGTCCTGCTCGTACACCCGAGTCCGCTGCTGTTCTCCGAGATCTACCTGCGGCTCGAGCCGCTCGGCCTCGAGCGCGTCGCGTCCGCGATCCTCGCGGCCGGCCACGACGTCGAGCTCCTCGACCTGCAGGTCTTCCCGGCGACCCGCTTCCACGCCGCCGTGGCGAGCCGTCCGGACGCGATCGGCTTCTCGCTCAACTACCTCGCCAACGTGCCGGAGGTGATCGACCTCGCGCGCGCGGCCAAGGCGGCGCTGCCGTCGGTGCGCATCTTCGTGGGCGGCCACAGCGCGTCCTTCATCGCCGAGGACATCCTGCGCGACGCGGGCGGCGCGATCGACTGCGTGGTGCGCGGCGAGGGCGAGGGCGTGGCTCCGAAGGTCCTCGACGCGTTCCGGGGCGGCCCGGCGCTCGACTCGCTTCCGGGCGTCGTCGCGCTGGACGGAGCGGGACCGGCTCCCCTGCTCATCCCGGACCTCTCGGCGTTTCCGCCGGCGCGCCATCTGCTCGGCCGTCGCAGCAAGTACTTCATCGGCGAGCTCGACCCCTGCGCCTCCGTCGAGCTGACGCGCGGCTGCCCGTGGGACTGCGCGTTCTGCAGCGCGTGGACGTTCTATGGCCGGAGCTACCGCCGCCTCTCGGCCGAAGCCGCGGGCGAGGACCTGGCGCGCGTCGAGGAGCCGAACGTCTTCCTGGTCGACGACGTGGCGTTCATCCGCGCCGAGGACGGCATGGCGATCGCCGACGAGGTCGAGCGCCGCGGCATCCGCAAGCGCTACTACCTGGAGACGCGGGCCGACGTGCTCCTGCGCAACCGTGAGGTGTTCGCGCGCTGGACCAAGCTCGGCCTGCGCTACATGTTCCTCGGCATCGAAGCGATCGACGCCGAGGGCCTGAAGCGGCATCGGAAGCGCGTCGACCTTGGGGAGAACGAGCGCGCCCTCGAGTACGCGCGCGAGCTCGGCCTCGTGGTCGCGATCAACATCATCGCCGATCCGGACTGGGACGAGCAGCGCTTCCAGGTGATCCGCGAGTGGGCGCTCGAGGTGCCCGAGATCGTCAACATGACGATCAACACGCCCTACCCCGGCACCGAGACCTGGCTCACCGAGTCGCGCCGTCTGAGCTCGCTCGACTACCGGCTGTTCGACGTGCAGCACGCCGTGCTCCCGACGCGGCTGCCGCTGCGCCGCTTCTACGAGGAGTTCGTGAAGACGCAGGAGGTGCTGAGCCGCAAGCACCTCGGGTGGCGCGCCGTCTACGACATCTTCGGCATCGTGATGCGCCTGCTCGCCCGCGGGCAGACGAACTTCATCCGCATGCTGTGGAGCTTCAACAGCGTCTACTCCGCCGACCGCCTGTGCGCCGACCACGCGCGCGAGCTGCGCTACCGGATGACGCCGCCGCCGGCCGCCCTGGGCCGGGCACCCGTGAAGGACGAGCTCTACATCCACCAGCCGACGGCGATCCAGTCGGACGCGGCGACGGCGAGCGCCGCGCCCTAG
- a CDS encoding potassium channel family protein, translating to MRSHVRPGSFALLLLSTGIVYVINGLAIDSATGSALVQLGRLAVTLAGLYVLSANRLALRLGLPIAVLAFTFQVGLWPVDPRVGRVLLDSITVAFVAWVLIAVLRDVFRPTTSERDAVVGALCGFMLILAAFTRLHGLFEAWSPGSYHADDPPLSQRSDAALLATFQYFSTITITTVGFGDIVPVTPGARIATGLEAISGQLYLAIVIATLVGRVVARAP from the coding sequence GTGCGCTCGCACGTTCGGCCCGGCTCGTTCGCGTTGCTGCTCCTCTCGACCGGCATCGTGTACGTCATAAATGGGCTCGCGATCGACTCCGCGACGGGATCGGCGCTCGTGCAGCTCGGTCGACTCGCGGTGACGTTGGCGGGCCTCTACGTGCTGAGCGCGAACCGCCTCGCCCTGAGGCTCGGGCTGCCGATCGCAGTGCTCGCCTTCACGTTCCAAGTCGGGTTGTGGCCCGTCGATCCGCGCGTCGGCCGGGTGCTGCTGGATTCGATCACCGTGGCCTTCGTCGCCTGGGTCCTGATCGCGGTGCTGCGCGACGTGTTTCGACCGACCACCTCGGAACGGGACGCGGTCGTCGGAGCCCTGTGCGGCTTCATGCTCATCCTCGCGGCCTTCACGCGTCTGCACGGCCTCTTCGAGGCGTGGTCCCCGGGCTCGTATCACGCCGACGACCCGCCGTTGTCCCAGCGTTCGGATGCGGCCTTGCTCGCCACCTTCCAGTACTTCAGCACCATCACGATCACGACCGTCGGCTTCGGCGACATCGTTCCCGTCACGCCGGGCGCACGCATCGCGACGGGGCTGGAGGCGATCTCGGGCCAGCTCTACCTGGCGATCGTGATCGCGACCCTGGTCGGCCGGGTGGTCGCGCGCGCGCCGTAG